One genomic segment of Equus quagga isolate Etosha38 chromosome 20, UCLA_HA_Equagga_1.0, whole genome shotgun sequence includes these proteins:
- the TMEM229B gene encoding transmembrane protein 229B, protein MASAEPLTALSRWYLYAIHGYFCEVMFTAAWEFVVNLNWKFPGVTSVWALFIYGTSILIVERMYLRLRGRCPLLVRCLIYTLWTYLWEFTTGYILRQFNACPWDYSQFDFDFMGLITLEYAVPWFCGALIVEQFVIRNTLRLRFDKDAEPGEPGGPLALANGHVKTD, encoded by the coding sequence ATGGCTTCAGCCGAGCCCCTGACGGCGCTGTCCCGCTGGTATCTGTACGCCATCCATGGCTACTTCTGCGAGGTGATGTTCACGGCAGCCTGGGAGTTCGTGGTGAACTTGAACTGGAAGTTCCCGGGGGTCACGAGCGTGTGGGCGCTCTTCATCTACGGCACCTCCATCCTTATCGTGGAGCGCATGTACTTGCGCCTGCGGGGCCGCTGCCCGCTGCTGGTGCGCTGCCTCATCTACACGCTCTGGACCTACCTGTGGGAGTTCACCACCGGCTACATCCTGCGTCAGTTCAACGCCTGCCCCTGGGACTACTCCCAGTTCGACTTTGACTTCATGGGCCTCATCACCCTGGAGTACGCCGTGCCCTGGTTCTGCGGGGCCCTCATCGTGGAGCAGTTCGTCATCCGCAACACCCTGCGCCTCCGCtttgacaaggatgcagagccCGGGGAGCCCGGCGGCCCCTTGGCCCTGGCCAACGGCCACGTTAAGACTGACTGA